ATCCAACTCCTGAAAATATCTCATCTTCAAAATATCCAGTATCTAGATCGTTATTTTTCTATATCAAAAATTCACATTCAAAAGATGTTCCAGCAATGAATAAATATGTTGATTTATTTATGTCAGAAAAAATGATAGGGACTGAAGGAATACTAGGAGAAATTGGATTAATTGCTTTACCTGATGAAGCAAGAAATGCAATTAGATCAAGTGTTTCAAAAAGATCTAAATTAACTTTAGCTGATTTATCTGCTAAACACTAAATAAAAAGGAGTTCTTCTCCTTTTTATAGCTAAATCTTTCATTACTATATCAATATTTTCATACCCCTTTTTATAATATCTTCTTAAAAAACTTGTAATCATTTTGTAACTAATCTTTTATATAATCCTTTATAAATTAAAATAAAGGCAAAAGTATTGAGCACTTTTGAAACAAGAAATAAACAAAGAGAATTAAGAGAGAAATTAATTAAATCAGCTTTAATTATTGCCTCTACTATTTCAATATTAACTACATTTGGTATTCTTTTCTCAATTTTGTTTGAGTCAATTGAATTTTTTAAATTAAGAAGTTTTTGGTACTTCATCTCTGGGACTGAATGGTCACCAGGTGTTGAAGGAAGTAAATTTGGAGCAATTCCAATTTTTGCAGGGACATTTGTAATTACTATTATTGCTCTTTTAGTTGCTATTCCAGTTGGATTAGGTTCTGCTATTTATATGAGTGAGTATGCAAGTTCAAATACACGAGATTATTTAAAACCATTATTAGAAGTATTAGCAGGTATTCCTACGGTTGTATATGGATTCTTTGCAGCAATTACAGTTGCACCATTAATCGTAAAAGCTGCTGATGCAATTGGTTTAGAAGCTACATTTAACTCTGCACTTGCATCTGGTGTTGTAATGGGGATTATGATTATTCCAGTAATTTCATCATTATCAGATGATGTTATTAGAGCTGTTCCAGATTCACAGAGAAAAGCAGCTTTAGGACTAGGACTTACTCATGGGGAAACAATTCGAGATATTGTTATTCCATCTGCACTTCCTGGAATCATTTCAGCTTCGCTTCTTGGTTTATCAAAAGCATTAGGTGAAACAATGATTGTTGTAATGGCAGCAGGACTTCGACCTAATCTTTCATGGAATCCATTAGAAGATATGACAACAGTTACGGTTACAATTGTTAATTCACTAGTTGGAGATTTTGAATTTAATTCACCTGAAACACTTTCAGCATTTGCACTAGGATTAATATTATTTGTTGTTACTCTGATTTTAAATATTATTTCATTGTCTCTAATTAGAAAATTTAAAGAAAAATATAAAGTGAATACATTATGATTAGAAAAAAAAATAAAGATATACAAAATCCTTTTTATGACCCAACTTTAAATAAAAGACATGCAAGTGCAAAAAGATTCAAGAGGTTTACATTAACTTCATTAGTCTTTTCAATTGCTTTTTTAGCATTCTTTTTAGTTGATATTATAGGAAAAGGAACACCTGCTTTTAAAGCTACTTATATGGAAGTAAATGTAACTTATAATCAAAAAATAATTGATGATTCAAGATTTGCAGTTGACAAAAAATATAGAAGAGTTGTGTCAAGATCATGGCTTAGAGATTTACCAAGAAAAGTTGAAAATAATCCTAGTTTAATGGATACAGTTCAAACTCAATGGGTTTTAGCTGATGATCAAGTTGATCAATATTTAAAAGGACATCACTATAAATTAAAAAATAAAGATAGAGCATTAGTTGATGATATGAAAGCTCATGGAAGAATTAAAACTGAATTTAATACTATTTTCTTTACAAATGGTGATTCGAAAATTCCTGAAAATGCCGGACTTTTTTCAGCGATGGTTGGTTCAATTCTAACCTTATTAATTACAATGTTAGTAGCTTTCCCTTTAGGTGTTATGACTGCGATTTATTTAGAAGAGTTTTCTGAAGATAATAAATTTACTAGATTTATTGAAGTAAATATCAATAATCTTGCAGCTATTCCATCTATATTATTTGGTTTATTAGGACTTGCAATATTTATTAATCTTTTTGGAATGCCAAGATCATCACCATTAGTTGGTGGACTTACTCTTGCACTTATGACCTTGCCTATTATTATAGTTAGTTCAAGAGCAGCACTAAGAGCAGTTCCTGATAGTATTAGACAAGCAGCTTATGGATTAGGATTAACAAAAATCCAAGTAACACGTGATCACGTTTTACCATTAGCCTTTCCTGGTATTTTAACAGGTTCAATTATTGGTTTAGCACAAGCAATGGGAGAAACAGCTCCTTTAATTATTATAGGAATGATTGCATTTATTCCAGATGCTCCAACTAGTGTTTTAGATGCAGCTACAGTTATGCCTGCACAATTATTTACATGGGCTGGAATGCCTGAGAGAATGTATATAGAAAAAACAGCTGCTGGTATTATGGTTTTACTAAGTGTATTAATATCACTTAATGCAATAGCAATATATTTACGAAAAAAATTCGAAGTTAAATGGTAGAAGGAAAAATTAAAATGGCAGTTGATAATAAAGTAAAAGTAAAAGTAGATGGTTTAAACCTTTGGTATGGAGAAAATCATGCCTTACATGGAATTAATGTAGATATATATGAACATAAAATCACAGCGTTAATAGGACCTTCTGGATGTGGAAAATCGACATTTTTAAGATGTCTAAATAGAATGAATGATTTAATCTCAATTGTTAAAATTGATGGTTCAGTTATAATTGAAAATAGAAATATTTATGATAAAGATATTGATGAAGTTAGTGTAAGAAAAAGAATAGGTATGGTATTTCAACAACCAAATCCTTTTCCTAAATCTATTTATGACAATGTTGCTTATGCCCCAATTAAACATGGAATTGTTCCAAAAGGTAAAGAGTGTGATGAATTAGTTGAATTATCTTTAAGAAAATCAGGTTTATGGGATGAAGTAAAAGATAAATTAAATGATCCAGGGACTTCACTTTCAGGTGGACAACAACAAAGATTATGTATTGCAAGAACAATTGCTGTTAAACCAGAAGTTATTTTAATGGATGAGCCAACATCAGCACTAGATCCAATTTCAACAGAAAAAATTGAAGCATTAATGCTTGAATTAAAAAAAGATTATACGATTATTACAGTAACACACAATATGCAACAAGCTGCACGTGTTGCAGATTATACAGCATTTTTCCATCTTGGAAAATTGATTGAATATGATGAAACAGAAACTATTTTTGTTAATCCTTCAAATAAAAAAACAGAAGATTATATTACAGGGAGATTTGGATAATGTTAAAAACTTACGAAGAAAAAAGAGATAATATTAAAGACGAAGTATTGTTAATTGGTAATAATGTAGTTGATGCACTAGAAATATCATTAACAATATTAAAAAGTGATGATATTTCAGCTTTAAAAGATATTGATTTATCAGTTAAAAAGTTATCAAATAAATCAAATGAAATTGATAATTTGATTGTTACAACTTTAGCTTTATATTCACCAGAAGCAAAAGATTTAAGAGAAATGGTTTCTTATTTAAAAATTACAAATGAATTAGTAAGAGCAGCAGGAAATGTAAAAGGTTTTATAAAAATATTTAGAAAAGCATTCTCAGATGATTTAGATACAAGTACTATTTTAGAATATACTATTCCATTACATAAATCTTCACTTTTAGCATTAAGAACATCAATATCAATGATTGAAGAAACAAATGATAAACATACAGAAGATAAATATCAAAGAGTAATTGTTGAAGAGAGTAAGGCAGATGATTTATATGCTATGGTTGAAAAAAATATTTTAAAACTAATAACAAAGAATCTTGAACTTTCAAAAGAATATTTTGATATTTTAAGTAGTCTTAGAAAATTAGAAAGAACATCAGATAGAGCATCATCAATTGCAAGTTTAGCACTTTTTGCTCAAATTGGTGGGGATATAATACAATCATAATTTGTGTTATAATTAATGTATGAAAAAAGCACTAATTAAAATAAAAACATACTTTAGTTCAAATTTTGAAGTACTTGCTGCTACAATTATATTTGTAACTATATTACTTACAGGTCACGATTTTTATAAAGCTATTATTCTTATGTTAGAATTTATAGTTATTATGGAAGTCGTGAAAATGATTTCAGATTTCATTAAAAATCAAAAACTTAGACTTAGATTTGTTATTGATATTTTTATTATCTTCTTAATTAGAGATGTAATTATATTAACAACTCATGTCCACAAAGACTATTTTGATATAAGTTTTTTGTTAATGGTAATATCTGTATTTTTTGTATTTAGGATTCTTGCTATTAAATTCTCACCTGGTGTTATAAAAGTATCTAGAGATACTATCATAGAATACGAAGATGATAGAGAAAACAAAAAAGTTAAAGATGATAAAAAGTTGATGAATAATGGAAGATAAATTAATACTTATAGTAGAAGATGAAGAAGATATCTTGGAATTACTAGAATATACTCTCCAAAAAGAGGGTTTTGATACAATTGGCTTTTTAAATGTTGATAAAACTTTAAAAAAAGTTTTAGATGAGGAAGATATAAGTCTAATATTAATGGATAGGAACCTTCCTGGAAAAGAAGGAACTAGCTTTGTAAATCAAATAAAAGAAGAAGGTTATAATAATCCTATTATTTATGTAACTGCAAAAGATAAAGATGAAGATATTCTTGATGGGTTTGAAGCTCACGCTGATGATTATATAACTAAACCATTTAACCTAAAAGAATTAACAGCAAGAGTAAAAGCTGTAATAAAAAGAACTTCTAAAGAAGTTAATATTATCAAAATTAAAGATATTATTTACAAAGCAAATAATAAAAAGTTTTATATAGAAGACAAAGAAATAGATTTAACCCACTTAGAACACGACCTATTTTTAGAGTTTATAAAAAACAAAGATATCTTGATGTCAAGAGAGCATTTATTAAATACCGTTTGGGAAGATTCTTTTGATAAAAAAGTAAAAACAGTAAATGTTGCAATTAAAAGATTAAAAGCGAAAATAGACCCAGAATCAAAAAAAGATTATATTAAATCTGTAAGAGGAGAAGGTTACATATTTTGCTAAAAATTCATCAATTATTTTTAAGAACTTTTATTTTAATATTTTTAGGATTATTTACAAGTCTTACCATTATTACTTATTATTGGTCGAAAAATATTTATATTGGTCAAATAGAAAAAAACCTTGTACAAAATATAGATGCTTTTTCAATTGTATTAAAAGATTTAAAAGATATAAGCACAATTATAAAAGATTTAAAAGAACATATAAGCCTTCGAATTACTATTATCGATGAAAAAGGTAATATCATAGCAGAGACTGATAATGATAAAGATTTAATGAAAAATCATTTAGATAGAGAAGAAATCTTAGAAGCAAATAAATTCGGTATTGGTCAAGTAATGCGTTATTCAAATACTCTTAATAAAGAACTCTTATATGTTGCTAAAAAAGTTACTATAAATAAACAAATGTACTTTATAAGAATGGCAGATTATACTGATAGAATAACGGATAATTTTCTAAAACTCACTGTTCAAATCTTTGCTTTTATTACATTTTTCCTCATTATTGGTTTTTCAGTGAGCTACTTTATTAGTAAAAGAATTCAAAAAGAAACAGATTCAATCCTAAATTTTTTAACAGAATTATCAAATAAAAGGCCTACGTATAGCTTAGATACAAGATATACAGTTGAATTTTATAAAATTACTAGACTACTAAACAAAGTTGCTTTAAA
This genomic interval from Poseidonibacter antarcticus contains the following:
- the pstB gene encoding phosphate ABC transporter ATP-binding protein PstB, with amino-acid sequence MAVDNKVKVKVDGLNLWYGENHALHGINVDIYEHKITALIGPSGCGKSTFLRCLNRMNDLISIVKIDGSVIIENRNIYDKDIDEVSVRKRIGMVFQQPNPFPKSIYDNVAYAPIKHGIVPKGKECDELVELSLRKSGLWDEVKDKLNDPGTSLSGGQQQRLCIARTIAVKPEVILMDEPTSALDPISTEKIEALMLELKKDYTIITVTHNMQQAARVADYTAFFHLGKLIEYDETETIFVNPSNKKTEDYITGRFG
- the pstC gene encoding phosphate ABC transporter permease subunit PstC — protein: MSTFETRNKQRELREKLIKSALIIASTISILTTFGILFSILFESIEFFKLRSFWYFISGTEWSPGVEGSKFGAIPIFAGTFVITIIALLVAIPVGLGSAIYMSEYASSNTRDYLKPLLEVLAGIPTVVYGFFAAITVAPLIVKAADAIGLEATFNSALASGVVMGIMIIPVISSLSDDVIRAVPDSQRKAALGLGLTHGETIRDIVIPSALPGIISASLLGLSKALGETMIVVMAAGLRPNLSWNPLEDMTTVTVTIVNSLVGDFEFNSPETLSAFALGLILFVVTLILNIISLSLIRKFKEKYKVNTL
- a CDS encoding phosphate-starvation-inducible PsiE family protein; protein product: MKKALIKIKTYFSSNFEVLAATIIFVTILLTGHDFYKAIILMLEFIVIMEVVKMISDFIKNQKLRLRFVIDIFIIFLIRDVIILTTHVHKDYFDISFLLMVISVFFVFRILAIKFSPGVIKVSRDTIIEYEDDRENKKVKDDKKLMNNGR
- a CDS encoding phosphate signaling complex PhoU family protein is translated as MLKTYEEKRDNIKDEVLLIGNNVVDALEISLTILKSDDISALKDIDLSVKKLSNKSNEIDNLIVTTLALYSPEAKDLREMVSYLKITNELVRAAGNVKGFIKIFRKAFSDDLDTSTILEYTIPLHKSSLLALRTSISMIEETNDKHTEDKYQRVIVEESKADDLYAMVEKNILKLITKNLELSKEYFDILSSLRKLERTSDRASSIASLALFAQIGGDIIQS
- the pstA gene encoding phosphate ABC transporter permease PstA, translating into MIRKKNKDIQNPFYDPTLNKRHASAKRFKRFTLTSLVFSIAFLAFFLVDIIGKGTPAFKATYMEVNVTYNQKIIDDSRFAVDKKYRRVVSRSWLRDLPRKVENNPSLMDTVQTQWVLADDQVDQYLKGHHYKLKNKDRALVDDMKAHGRIKTEFNTIFFTNGDSKIPENAGLFSAMVGSILTLLITMLVAFPLGVMTAIYLEEFSEDNKFTRFIEVNINNLAAIPSILFGLLGLAIFINLFGMPRSSPLVGGLTLALMTLPIIIVSSRAALRAVPDSIRQAAYGLGLTKIQVTRDHVLPLAFPGILTGSIIGLAQAMGETAPLIIIGMIAFIPDAPTSVLDAATVMPAQLFTWAGMPERMYIEKTAAGIMVLLSVLISLNAIAIYLRKKFEVKW
- a CDS encoding response regulator transcription factor, with protein sequence MMEDKLILIVEDEEDILELLEYTLQKEGFDTIGFLNVDKTLKKVLDEEDISLILMDRNLPGKEGTSFVNQIKEEGYNNPIIYVTAKDKDEDILDGFEAHADDYITKPFNLKELTARVKAVIKRTSKEVNIIKIKDIIYKANNKKFYIEDKEIDLTHLEHDLFLEFIKNKDILMSREHLLNTVWEDSFDKKVKTVNVAIKRLKAKIDPESKKDYIKSVRGEGYIFC